A stretch of the Phyllopteryx taeniolatus isolate TA_2022b chromosome 5, UOR_Ptae_1.2, whole genome shotgun sequence genome encodes the following:
- the cdk10 gene encoding cyclin-dependent kinase 10, protein MDFAREEEPEPIRLKSMRKQVFAVPKNDRFGRCRSVRGFEKLNRIGEGTYGIVYRARDTNSDEIVALKKVRMDKEKDGIPISSLREITLLLRLRHPNIVDLKEVVVGSHLESLFLVMSYCEQDLASLLENIQTPFSEAQVKCIILQLLRGLRYLHHNFIIHRDLKVSNLLMTDKGCVKIADFGLARMYGVPQQPMTPRVVTLWYRAPELLLGSKTQTTALDMWAVGCILAELLAHKPLLPGTSEIQQLDLIVQLLGTPNENIWPGFSDLPLTGQYTLRKQPYNNLKNKFTWLSEAGHRLLNLLFMYHPQRRATAKDCLESSYFKEKPLPCEPELMPTFPHHRNKRASFQPESHLKCSKV, encoded by the exons ATGGACTTTGCAAGAGAGGAAGAACCGGAGCCCATAAGGCTCAAATCGATGAGGAAACAAGTTTTCGCAGTGCCCAAAAATGATAGG TTTGGGAGGTGCAGAAGTGTTCGAGGGTTTGAAAAGCTCAACCGAATAGGGGAAGGAACCTATGGCATTGTTT ACCGTGCTCGTGACACCAACTCTGATGAAATTGTTGCATTGAAGAAGGTTCGGATGGATAAAGAAAAAGATG ggatTCCCATCAGCAGCCTCAGAGAGATAACCCTGTTGCTGCGGCTCCGACATCCCAACATAGTGGATCTGAAGGAGGTGGTTGTGGGCAGTCACCTTGAAAG TCTGTTTCTGGTGATGAGCTACTGTGAGCAGGACTTGGCTAGTCTGCTGGAGAACATACAGACACCATTCTCTGAAGCTCAG gtGAAATGTATCATACTGCAGTTGTTGAGAGGGTTGCGCTATCTCCATCACAATTTCATCATTCACAG GGACCTAAAGGTGTCTAATCTGCTGATGACAGACAAAGGCTGTGTTAAAATAG CTGATTTTGGATTGGCTCGCATGTATGGCGTCCCCCAACAACCCATGACACCTAGGGTGGTTACATTGTG GTACAGAGCTCCAGAGCTCCTCTTAGGAAGCAAAACCCAGACTACAGCTCTGGATATGTG GGCTGTAGGTTGTATCCTGGCTGAGCTGTTGGCGCACAAACCTCTACTGCCTGGAACATCTGAGATCCAGCAGCTCGATCTGATAGTTCAGTTATTGGGGACGCCTAATGAAAACATCTGGCCG GGTTTTTCTGATCTACCGCTCACTGGGCAGTACACTCTGAGGAAGCAGCCCTACAATAACCTGAAGAATAAATTCACTTGGTTGTCTGAAGCTGGACACAGGCTGCTCAATCTGCTCTTCATGTACCATCCACAGCGcag AGCTACTGCCAAAGATTGCTTGGAGAGTTCCTACTTCAAGGAGAAACCTCTAC CTTGCGAGCCCGAGCTGATGCCGACCTTCCCTCACCATCGCAACAAACGTGCTTCTTTTCAGCCAGAGAGCCACTTGAAATGCAGTAAAGTGTGA